In one window of Henckelia pumila isolate YLH828 chromosome 1, ASM3356847v2, whole genome shotgun sequence DNA:
- the LOC140879953 gene encoding transcription factor PIF1-like, whose product MMNHCVPDFQEVEDEFAIPASSGVSNSRTKRPAIGEEEIMELLWQNGQVVAQTQKLSKRAPTGDGCEAVIASEQREIRTGGEGEPAPQQQHLFMQEDEMASWLQYPLDVSSFDRDLYADFLYSAPPPSTIPITTISPPRPVVDIRPPAQPVQVFPRLQNFPHISRIPTRVRNESALPVSGVAAGMTNARALTVVESNETPAVGQVAHTAEDSKANVHQRNVESVPLVEAGELAAGPAEFTVTSSPSCSGASFSAGDDRRPPPRNPPPRSVAEDRKRKGREAGYSERPREDTEFHATEDKPQARSSTSTKKSRAAEVHNLSERRRRDRINEKMKTLQELIPRCNKSDKASMLDEAIEYLKSLQLQVQMMSMGCGMVPMMYPGMQQYMPVMGMGMGMGMGMDMCMNRPMVPYPSMLPGSALPNPAATAHMSACFPMPAFHLPPVPVPDPSRIQASNQTDPIRNPNQVQMPNFNEPYQQFLGPHQAPPLPQNQAVVQPISKQPSNSQDIGNP is encoded by the exons ATGATGAATCACTGTGTTCCGGATTTCCAAGAGGTGGAAGATGAATTTGCGATTCCTGCTTCTTCTGGAGTGTCCAATTCTAGAACCAAAAGGCCTGCAAT AGGTGAAGAGGAGATAATGGAGCTTCTATGGCAGAATGGGCAAGTTGTGGCGCAGACCCAGAAATTGTCCAAGAGAGCTCCGACGGGAGACGGCTGCGAGGCTGTGATTGCGTCGGAGCAGAGAGAGATCCGAACCGGCGGCGAAGGGGAACCGGCGCCTCAGCAGCAGCATTTGTTCATGCAGGAGGATGAGATGGCTTCTTGGCTTCAGTACCCGCTCGATGTTTCCTCCTTCGACCGCGACTTGTACGCCGATTTTCTCTACTCCGCTCCGCCGCCATCAACAATACCTATCACCACCATCTCTCCGCCGCGGCCGGTGGTCGATATTCGCCCCCCCGCTCAGCCGGTTCAAGTTTTCCCACGCTTACAAAACTTCCCCCATATCTCACGGATACCGACCCGGGTAAGGAACGAATCGGCGCTGCCGGTGTCAGGCGTGGCGGCGGGGATGACGAATGCGAGGGCACTGACTGTGGTGGAGTCGAATGAGACCCCCGCGGTGGGGCAGGTGGCTCACACGGCGGAGGATTCGAAGGCGAACGTTCACCAACGTAACGTGGAAAGTGTCCCTCTGGTGGAGGCCGGAGAATTGGCTGCAGGTCCGGCTGAGTTCACCGTCACGTCATCGCCCAGTTGCTCCGGAGCAAGTTTCAGCGCCGGCGATGACCGTCGTCCTCCTCCTCGGAATCCGCCGCCGCGGTCGGTGGCGGAAGACCGGAAGCGGAAAGGAAGAGAAGCCGGATACAGCGAGCGCCCGAGGGAG GATACCGAGTTCCATGCTACAGAAGACAAACCGCAAGCTCGCAGTTCGACATCGACGAAGAAGTCTCGTGCTGCGGAAGTGCACAATCTGTCCGAAAGG AGGCGTCGAGATAGGATAAATGAAAAGATGAAGACACTACAGGAACTTATACCTCGATGCAACAAG TCAGACAAAGCTTCGATGTTGGATGAGGCAATTGAGTACTTGAAGTCACTACAACTCCAAGTACAG ATGATGTCCATGGGATGTGGAATGGTTCCTATGATGTACCCTGGTATGCAGCAATACATGCCTGTAATGGGGATGGGCATGGGGATGGGAATGGGAATGGATATGTGCATGAACCGGCCTATGGTTCCTTATCCATCAATGCTACCCGGTTCAGCATTGCCAAATCCAGCAGCGACGGCACATATGAGTGCTTGTTTTCCGATGCCTGCATTTCATCTGCCACCGGTTCCTGTACCTGACCCTTCGAGAATTCAAGCTTCTAATCAGACTGATCCTATTCGCAATCCAAACCAGGTGCAAATGCCAAATTTTAACGAACCATATCAACAATTTCTTGGTCCCCACCAGGCACCACCATTACCACAG AATCAAGCTGTGGTACAACCTATTAGCAAGCAGCCGAGTAACAGCCAAGATATTGGAAACCCTTAG